In Kitasatospora gansuensis, a genomic segment contains:
- a CDS encoding DsbA family oxidoreductase: protein MKVEIWSDVACPWCFVGKRRFEQALDRFAGKDGVEVVYRPYQLVPDAPETATPHRAWLADRYGPQSVAMDARVTELGKGEGIDFDFDTALHANTFLGHRLLHLAESEYGAAVQGVLKEALLTAHFSRGVDVGDRTQLTEIAVAAGLDRDRVTAYLAGDEGTDAVQAQLAEGREIGITAVPTFVFEGKWAVQGGQEADTFLRVLEQVAAETAAEPEAPHGDSCADGACAV from the coding sequence ATGAAGGTCGAGATCTGGTCGGACGTCGCATGCCCGTGGTGCTTCGTCGGTAAGCGCCGCTTCGAGCAGGCCCTCGACCGGTTCGCGGGCAAGGACGGCGTCGAGGTGGTCTACCGCCCGTACCAGCTGGTGCCGGACGCGCCCGAGACCGCGACCCCGCACCGGGCCTGGCTGGCCGACCGGTACGGGCCGCAGTCGGTGGCGATGGACGCCCGGGTGACCGAGCTGGGCAAGGGCGAGGGCATCGACTTCGACTTCGACACCGCGCTGCACGCCAACACCTTCCTCGGCCACCGGCTGCTGCACCTGGCCGAGAGCGAGTACGGCGCGGCGGTGCAGGGCGTGCTGAAGGAGGCGCTGCTGACCGCGCACTTCAGCCGGGGCGTGGACGTCGGCGACCGGACGCAGCTCACCGAGATCGCGGTGGCCGCCGGTCTCGACCGCGACCGGGTGACCGCCTACCTGGCCGGTGACGAGGGCACGGACGCCGTTCAGGCGCAGCTCGCCGAGGGCCGGGAGATCGGCATCACGGCCGTCCCCACCTTCGTCTTCGAGGGCAAGTGGGCCGTCCAGGGCGGCCAGGAGGCGGACACCTTCCTCCGGGTGCTGGAGCAGGTCGCGGCCGAGACCGCCGCCGAGCCCGAGGCCCCGCACGGGGACAGCTGCGCGGACGGCGCCTGCGCCGTCTGA
- a CDS encoding universal stress protein, with protein MSSSEKVVAPEVLPVFGELPAADPPGVLAACDGSDGSLWALDRAMAEAELFGLPLYVLAVVNPSPTGYPPGMIELVQESIERLSASMADGLRRAVTTVQQARGRPYQGELALHVVLGNVIEVLLRCTRGQHTLVVGTRGNGGFSRLLLGSVSTAAVHHAACPVLVVPAPPAH; from the coding sequence GTGTCCAGCTCAGAGAAGGTCGTCGCGCCCGAGGTGCTGCCGGTGTTCGGGGAGTTGCCGGCCGCCGATCCGCCGGGGGTGCTGGCCGCTTGCGACGGTTCGGACGGGTCGCTCTGGGCGCTCGACCGGGCGATGGCCGAGGCCGAACTCTTCGGCCTGCCGCTGTACGTGCTCGCGGTGGTCAACCCGTCCCCGACCGGCTACCCGCCGGGGATGATCGAACTGGTGCAGGAGAGCATCGAACGCCTGTCGGCCAGCATGGCGGACGGCCTGCGCCGGGCGGTGACCACCGTCCAGCAGGCCCGCGGCCGGCCGTACCAGGGCGAGCTGGCCCTGCACGTGGTGCTCGGCAACGTGATCGAGGTCCTGCTCCGCTGCACCCGCGGCCAGCACACCCTGGTGGTGGGCACCCGGGGCAACGGCGGCTTCAGCCGCCTGCTGCTCGGCTCGGTCAGCACCGCCGCCGTGCACCACGCGGCCTGCCCGGTCCTGGTGGTCCCGGCTCCGCCCGCCCACTGA
- a CDS encoding asparagine synthase-related protein — translation MGDWRPDEIRLVTLRPGAPATVTTGPPGPDVPDEASDQPGTVRLAVLGRCGASDPELAAGLATARGGAVRHLTTWPGSYTVVLRTGPRSTVLLTDLAGVLPVFHTPWAGGTAYATAALPLADLVGAPLDTGHLAARLACPESPEAVGSGSPYLGVQRVAPGHLLGVRNGRAHVSAYEPERGGAPFEREEAPAVRELTRALLESVRCRVRAPGGSTDRPRLGVDLSYGTASATVALLAAAVPIAPAPPSADRPDPEAPSAPRTGAVKGSWARPDRRAAAGPETLTAVTVRESAEGPAATVAELPRLRHLVLPSTLPYAELADPGAELPAGPLTDEPGTALVAAARIGSRLSAGGADHLTGYGARQVLDGHPARLADLVRAGRARRLAAPVAALTGAERAAATGVLDTLRTPLTVWRAAHRLARARYAEALDDAAVRLTARHGPAGRSLGEVSAAELSWCVPGPAARWLSDDALSAVALRLRLAARSPAPAEPPGARRARYALHRHAAEYRTLLHAAEQRGQRLHAPFLDNQVVRAARMLPVETRLQPGARHALLRAVLTGASRADLPPDWGRAARPDRQGPDRDGLRLAADGLAELFRAPLLAEAGLIDLPAVRAALAEATDPTAEPLPGTVAGLAELVATELWLRRILARRHGSCWTGLPTPDRPALARPA, via the coding sequence GTGGGGGACTGGCGTCCGGACGAGATCCGGCTGGTGACGCTGCGGCCGGGAGCGCCGGCCACGGTGACCACCGGACCGCCGGGGCCGGACGTACCTGACGAGGCGTCGGACCAGCCGGGCACCGTGCGACTGGCCGTGCTCGGCCGCTGCGGTGCGTCGGACCCGGAGCTCGCGGCCGGCCTGGCCACCGCCAGGGGCGGTGCGGTGCGCCACCTCACCACCTGGCCGGGCAGCTACACCGTGGTGCTCCGCACCGGTCCCCGCAGCACGGTGCTGCTCACCGACCTGGCCGGGGTGCTGCCGGTGTTCCACACCCCGTGGGCGGGCGGCACGGCGTACGCGACGGCCGCGCTCCCGCTCGCCGACCTGGTCGGGGCCCCGCTGGACACCGGGCATCTGGCCGCCCGGCTGGCCTGCCCGGAGTCACCCGAGGCGGTCGGCTCGGGATCGCCGTACCTGGGCGTGCAGCGGGTGGCCCCCGGCCATCTGCTCGGGGTGCGGAACGGGCGCGCGCACGTCTCCGCGTACGAGCCGGAGCGCGGCGGCGCACCCTTCGAGCGCGAGGAGGCGCCCGCGGTGCGCGAACTGACCCGCGCGCTGCTGGAGTCCGTCCGCTGCCGGGTGCGCGCCCCCGGTGGCTCCACCGACCGGCCGCGGCTCGGCGTCGACCTGTCGTACGGCACCGCCTCCGCCACCGTGGCGCTGCTGGCCGCCGCCGTACCGATCGCCCCGGCCCCACCGAGCGCCGACCGGCCGGATCCTGAGGCCCCGTCGGCTCCCCGGACCGGTGCGGTGAAGGGGTCCTGGGCCCGCCCCGACCGCCGGGCGGCCGCCGGTCCCGAGACGCTCACCGCCGTGACCGTCCGGGAGTCGGCGGAGGGCCCGGCCGCCACCGTGGCCGAACTGCCCCGGCTGCGGCACCTGGTGCTGCCGTCCACCCTCCCGTACGCCGAGCTGGCCGACCCGGGGGCGGAGCTGCCCGCGGGGCCGCTCACCGACGAGCCGGGGACGGCGCTGGTGGCGGCGGCCCGGATCGGCAGCCGGCTGAGCGCGGGCGGTGCCGACCACCTCACCGGCTACGGCGCCCGCCAGGTGCTGGACGGTCACCCGGCCCGGCTGGCGGACCTGGTCCGGGCCGGGCGGGCCCGGCGGCTGGCCGCCCCGGTGGCCGCGCTGACCGGGGCCGAACGGGCGGCGGCCACCGGCGTACTGGACACCCTGCGCACGCCCCTGACGGTCTGGCGCGCCGCGCACCGGCTGGCCCGCGCCCGGTACGCGGAGGCCCTGGACGACGCGGCCGTCCGGCTGACGGCCCGTCACGGTCCGGCCGGGCGCAGCCTCGGTGAGGTCTCGGCGGCCGAACTGTCCTGGTGCGTGCCGGGCCCCGCCGCCCGCTGGCTGTCGGACGACGCGCTCTCCGCCGTCGCCCTCCGGCTCCGGCTGGCGGCCCGCAGCCCGGCCCCGGCCGAACCGCCCGGTGCCCGCCGGGCCAGGTACGCGCTGCACCGGCACGCGGCCGAGTACCGCACCCTGCTGCACGCCGCCGAGCAGCGCGGCCAGCGGCTGCACGCGCCGTTCCTGGACAACCAGGTGGTGCGCGCGGCCCGGATGCTCCCGGTCGAGACCCGGCTCCAGCCCGGCGCCCGGCACGCGCTGCTGCGGGCGGTGCTGACCGGCGCCTCCCGCGCCGACCTGCCGCCCGACTGGGGCCGGGCCGCCCGTCCGGACCGCCAGGGCCCGGACCGGGACGGACTGCGGCTCGCCGCCGACGGCCTGGCCGAACTGTTCCGCGCCCCCCTGTTGGCCGAGGCCGGGCTGATCGACCTGCCCGCCGTCCGGGCCGCCCTCGCCGAGGCCACCGACCCGACGGCCGAGCCGCTGCCGGGGACGGTGGCCGGCCTGGCTGAGCTGGTCGCCACCGAGCTCTGGCTCCGCCGCATCCTGGCCCGCCGGCACGGCTCCTGCTGGACCGGCCTGCCCACGCCGGACCGCCCGGCCCTGGCCCGCCCGGCCTGA